The Methanococcoides sp. LMO-2 genome segment AAAGCAATTATTGAGACAAACAAAGGTAAGATCGTTCTGGAACTTTTCGAAAAGGATGCGCCAAAGACAGTTGCAAACTTCGAGAAGCTCATTAAACAGGGATTTTACAATGGCCTTACCTTCCACAGGGTAATACCAAACTTTGTCATCCAGGGAGGATGCCCTAAAGGAAATGGAACCGGTGGACCCGGATACACCATCAAGTGCGAAATAAATCCAAGAAAGCACACAAAAGGTGCACTTTCCATGGCGCATGCAGGAAAGAACACCGGTGGAAGTCAATTCTTCATCACACATTCCCCACAACCTCACCTTGACGGAGTACACACCGTTTTCGGAAAGGTCATCGAGGGCATGGATGTCGTCAACAAGATCAAAGAAGACGACGTAATGACAAAATTGAAAGTGGAAGAGGAGTAAGACCATACTCCATTTCCCATCTTTATGAACAACAGAGGGAAACATGGGAGCAATAACGGGGCTGTTTGCAGCATGCGGGTACGTGTACCCGATCATGAAAAAGCTAGCCCTGCTATTGGCCCTTACCCTCATCCTACTTTTAATAATAAAGTCTGTGATGTAACATGGATCAAAAAACACTCAACAAGATCAGGGTTGCAGGAATTGTCCTCAACTGGATCGAAGAGCTCGCGCCAAAAATGTATCCTTATGTCGAATTCATAAAAAATGAAGACGAAAGTGAAGGCAAGTACAGGATAGCAGAGCTTACCGGAGAGGGACTGGAAATACATGAGATAATGGAGAGGAAATACCTGAAATGGTATGCCTGCGTCCTGGAGATGCTGCAGGAATATTACCCTGAAAAAGTTGAGGAGTTCACAGCAGCATATGAGAATGCCCTGCCGTATGTTACTCTTGACCACAAACCAAAGCTTGCAAACAGCTGTAAAATGCAGTTCGAATTCTCCAAGTACCTGACAGCACAGAAGACAATACTCTCTCACCTGTTCGCAAAGATGTCCGCCATGGAGATCACAGAAAGCAAACCGGAAGAAAATGAGGCGGTTGGTGTTGAAAGCACCCAAGTGGACGTTCCAGCGGAAATGAGGGGGGCGATATTCGAACAGGCTATCAAACCGGTTCTTGATGGGGAAATGAAAAAACTGGCACAGGATGGAACCATATCCACCAGAGTTGCAGACATTACCGAAGAGATACTGGCCTGCAATGGATCAGATATTAAAAAAGTAAGGTCCGGATGTGAACGTCTCCAGCAGATATGCAGGGATGATGCTTCCTGTAAAGAGAACATGAAGCAACTGGAACCATTGTTCAACATAATAAGCAGGCTGTAAGACCTGCTTTAATAACAGATATCATTTTAAAGAGGAGGAGGAAGGCAGGTGAAGATAATAAAATGCAGGGACCTGGGATTCAATTGTGACTTCATGGCAACAGGATCTGCAGTAGAAGCTGATGGCGTTAAACAGAAAATGATGGATCATATTATAGAAAAGCACCTGCCTGAGAAAGAGATGTCCGATGAGGACATTGAAGACATAGCCTCACGTATCGAGATACTGCTAAGCAGAGGTTGTGGATGCGGAGCCCTTTAAAGCCCGCATAAGCTTTTTTTATAGATTATAGCTTGCAGTTCTTGCAATTGGAAAGGCCACATATCTTATTCTCGAATTTCCATTCGAGACCCCATCTTTTGATGGAC includes the following:
- a CDS encoding peptidylprolyl isomerase, which encodes MKKAIIETNKGKIVLELFEKDAPKTVANFEKLIKQGFYNGLTFHRVIPNFVIQGGCPKGNGTGGPGYTIKCEINPRKHTKGALSMAHAGKNTGGSQFFITHSPQPHLDGVHTVFGKVIEGMDVVNKIKEDDVMTKLKVEEE
- a CDS encoding DUF1059 domain-containing protein, which encodes MKIIKCRDLGFNCDFMATGSAVEADGVKQKMMDHIIEKHLPEKEMSDEDIEDIASRIEILLSRGCGCGAL